From the Coleofasciculus chthonoplastes PCC 7420 genome, the window GCACCGGATATGGACCGAACTGTCTCACGACGTTCTGAACCCAGCTCACGTACCGCTTTAATGGGCGAACAGCCCAACCCTTGGGACGTACTTCCGCCCCAGGTTGCGATGAGCCGACATCGAGGTGCCAAACCTCCCCGTCGATGTGGACTCTTGGGGGAGATCAGCCTGTTATCCCTAGAGTAACTTTTATCCGTTGAGCGACGGCCCTTCCACTCAGTGCCGTCGGATCACTAAGGCCGACTTTCGTCCCTGCTTGAGTTGTCACTCTTACAGTCAAGCTCCCTTTTGCCTTTACACTCTACGGCTGATTTCCAACCAGCCTGAGGGAACCTTTGCGCGCCTCCGTTACCTTTTAGGAGGCGACCGCCCCAGTCAAACTGCCCACCTGAAACTGTTCCTATCCCGGTTGACGGGTCTAGGTTAGAATCCTAGCTTCGCCAGAGTGGTATCTCACCGATGGCTCCCCTGCCCCCACGAGGGCAGGTTCATCGCCTCCCACCTATCCTGCGCAAGCGAAGCCCGGACCCAATTCCAGGCTACAGTAAAGCTTCATAGGGTCTTTCTGTCCAAGTGCAGGCAGTCCGTATCTTCACAGACAATCCTATTTCGCCGAGTCTCTCTCCGAGACAGTATCCAGATCGTTACGCCTTTCGTGCGGGTCGGAACTTACCCGACAAGGAATTTCGCTACCTTAGGACCGTTATAGTTACGGCCGCCGTTCACCGGGGCTTCGGTCGCTAGCTTCGCCCAATGGGCTAACCAACTTCCTTAACCTTCCGGCACTGGGCAGGCGTCAGCCCCCATACATCGTCTTGCGACTTAGCGGAGACCTGTGTTTTTGGTAAACAGTCGCCTGGATCTCTTCACTGCGACCCACTCTCGTGGGTACCCCTTCTCCCGAAGTTACGGGGTCATTTTGCCGAGTTCCTTAGAGAGAGTTATCTCGCGCCCCTCGGTATACTCTACCACCCTACCTGTGTCGGTTTCGGGTACAGGCATTAACGGTTTATGGTGTTTCGGGCTTTTCTAGGAAGCCTGATTTCCACCACTTCCCTCCCGTAGGAGGTCGGACTCGCACCTCGGCTCCGGGCGTTTTCGCCGCCCATCAACACCTTGGTTACTTACACCAGGACTACCAATACCTGGCTGGTTAGAAACCTACTTCGTCCCCCGGCACCAACCGCTAACGGTACGGGAATGTTAACCCGTTGTCCATCGACTACGGCTTTCGCCCTCGCCTTAGGTCCTGACTAACCCTCCGTGGACGAGCCTTCCAGAGGAACCCTTAGGGTTTCGGGGTATTGGATTCTCACCAATATTTTCGCTACTCAAGCCGACATTCTCACTTCTTAATCGTCCACAGCTGCTTGCCGCTACTGCTTCGCCCAATTAAGAACGCTCCCCTACCGATAGAAATTCTATCCCACAGCTTCGGCAGGACACTTAGCCCCGTTCATTTTCGGCGCAGGAGCGCTTGACCAGTGAGCTATTACGCACTCTTTCAAGGATGGCTGCTTCTAGGCAAACCTCCTGGTTGTCTTTGCACTCCCACCTCCTTAATCACTTAGTGCCCATTTGGGGGCCTTAGCTGGTGGTCTGGGCTGTTTCCCTTTCGACGATGAAGCTTATCCCCCACCGTCTCACTGGCTGAGTGTACATCGGGTATTCAGAGTTTGTCTCGATTTGGTACCGCTCTCGCAGCCCGCACCGAAACAGTGCTTTACCCCCCGACTTAAACCTCAACCGCTGCGCCTAAACACATTTCGGGGAGAACCAGCTAGCTCCGGGTTCGATTGGCATTTCACCCCTAACCACACCTCATCCGCCGATTTTTCAACATCGGTCGGTGCGGACCTCCACTTGGTGTTACCCAAGCTTCATCCTGGACATGGTTAGATCACCCGGGTTCGGGTCTACAAATCGTGACTTATCGCCCTATTCGGACTCGCTTTCGCTTTGGCTGCAGCATTTTCTGCCTTAACCTGCCACGACCTGTAAGTCGCCGGCTCATTCTTCAACAGGCACACGGTCAGACGTTGAATCGTCCTCCCATTGCTTGTAAGCTAACGGTTTCATGTTCTATTTCACTCCCCTTCCGGGGTTCTTTTCACCTTTCCCTCGCGGTACTGTTTCGCTATCGGTCACACAGGAGTATTTAGCCTTACGAAGTGGTCTTCGCTGATTCACACGGGATTTCTCGTGCCCCGTGCTACTCGGGATACAGCCGGTATCCTTTGGCTTTCGACTACAGGACTTTCACCTTCTTTGGTGTTGCATTCAACAACTTCGTCTAGCCTCGGGTATTCCCTTATGGCTGTCCCACTACCCCATCTAGCATGCTAGATGGTTTAGGCTGGTCCCTTTTCGCTCGCCGCTACTGGGGGAATCGCTTTTGCTTTCTTTTCCTCCAGCTACTAAGATGTTTCAGTTGGCTGGGTTGGCTCGTGCTGACCTATGGATTCAGTCAGCCGTACTTGGGGTTGCCCCATTCGGAAACCTCCGGCTCAACGCTTGCTTCCAGCTCCCCGGAGTGTATCGTCGGTCGCCACGTCCTTCTTCGCCTCTGTGTGCCTAGGTATCCACCGTTAGCTCTTTGTAGCTTGACCATCTATTTTTGGTTTTTGTCTGTGTAAGACACAAACGCCTTTTTTGGCATTGTGCATTACTATCTGACTTTGACTTTTTCTCTCGCTATGCAGTTTTCAAGGTTCTGACTGAACGTTTACGTCCAGCAGTCTGAGCAAGTTCTTTTGACTTCTACAGGTGCTGAACGCTCTGTTTTTTCCGGTTCTTGTTTGCGGGTGTTTGGCTTAACCTGCTCGCTTCTTGGGGAAGTATGGAGGTAAGCGGACTCGAACCGCTGACATCTGCCTTGCAAAGGCAGCGCTCTACCAGCTGAGCTATACCCCCTCTTCCTGGAACAGGTGGGCCATCCTGGACTCGAACCAGGGACCTCACCCTTATCAGGGGTGCGCTCTAACCACCTGAGCTAATAGCCCATTTTCCGAACCGAAACCAGTTTGAAAGCCAATCTACTTTTTCCTTGACCGACCTAGGGTGTCCGAATTGATGAAGCTTTAATTATTTATTCTCTTCATCAATCAGTTGGTCTCCCTAAAAAGGAGGTGATCCAGCCACACCTTCCGGTACGGCTACCTTGTTACGACTTCACCCCAGTCACCAACCCTGCCTTCGGCGTCCCCCTCCCCGGAGGGTTAGGGTAACGACTTCGGGCGTGGCCAGCTTCCATGGTGTGACGGGCGGTGTGTACAAGGCCCGGGAACGGATTCACCGCCGTATTCTGACCGGCGATTACTAGCGATTCCTCCTTCACGCAGGCGAGTTGCAGCCTGCGATCTGAACTGAGGCCGAGTTTCTGGGATTAGCTTGCCTTCGCAGGTTAGCTGCCCTCTGTCCCGACCATTGTAGTACGTGTGTCGCCCAGAGCGTAAGGGGCATGCTGACTTGACGTCATCCCCACCTTCCTCCGGTTTGTCACCGGCAGTCTCTCTAGAGTGCCCAACTTAATGCTGGCAACTAAAGACGAGGGTTGCGCTCGTTGCGGGACTTAACCCAACATCTCACGACACGAGCTGACGACAGCCATGCACCACCTGTGTTCCGGCTCCCGAAGGCACCCCCAGCTTTCACCGGGGTTCCGGACATGTCAAGCCCTGGTAAGGTTCTTCGCGTTGCATCGAATTAAACCACATACTCCACCGCTTGTGCGGGCCCCCGTCAATTCCTTTGAGTTTCACACTTGCGTGCGTACTCCCCAGGCGGGATACTTAACGCGTTAGCTTCGGCACAGCTCGGGTCGATACAAGCTACACCTAGTATCCATCGTTTACAGCTAGGACTACTGGGGTATCTAATCCCATTCGCTCCCCTAGCTTTCGTCCCTGAGTGTCAGTTGCCGTCCAGTAGAGCGCTTTCGCCACCGATGTTCTTCCCGATCTCTACGCATTTCACCGCTACACCGGGAATTCCCTCTACCCCTACGGCACTCTAGCTATTCAGTTTCCACTGCCTTAACGGAGTTAAGCCCCGTGCTTTGACAGCAGACTTGAATCGCCACCTGCGGACGCTTTACGCCCAATAATTCCGGATAACGCTTGCCTCCTCCGTATTACCGCGGCTGCTGGCACGGAGTTAGCCGAGGCTGATTCCTCAGGTACCGTCAGAGCTTCTTCCCTGAGAAAAGAGGTTTACAACCCAAGAGCCTTCCTCCCTCACGCGGTCTTGCTCCGTCAGGCTTTCGCCCATTGCGGAAAATTCCCCACTGCTGCCTCCCGTAGGAGTCTGGGCCGTGTCTCAGTCCCAGTGTGGCTGATCGTCCTCTCAGACCAGCTACTGATCGCTGCCTTGGTGAGCTCTTACCTCACCAACTAGCTAATCAGACGCGAGCTCCTCTTGGGGCAATAAATCTTTTACCCGAAGGCTTATCCGGTATTAGCCACCGTTTCCAGTGGTTGTCCCCGACCCCAAGGCAGATTCTCACGCGTTACTCACCCGTCCGCCACTCAACCCGAAGGTTGCGTTCGACTTGCATGTGTTAAGCAGACCGCCAGCGTTCATCCTGAGCCAGGATCAAACTCTCCATATTAGAGTGTTTTTTTGGCTCCGAAACGTCACCTATTAATAGGTGACATTTCCAAGTTATCCTTATTAGTTGAGAGAGTCTCAGTTTCCTGATTCCCCTCGAAGTTTTTTGACAAGGAGTTTTGTATGCTTGGCTTTCAAACTATTGATTTGTCTTGGTTCGGACGCTTGGATATGGAGTGAACTCCGTTTCAAGCGCATTTACCAATGTAGTGGCTATTTCTGGAGTTGTCAACCTTTTGAGGGTTTTTTTTTTGGAGGAAGGCTGGAATCCTTTCAAATTAAGGGATTTAGCCGACTAATTTTTTTTTGCTCTACTCCTTTACGCAGAGAACACCTTCCAGCAAACTACTTAGGTACTATGTCGATCGCACTATCCTGTTACACTCAAGTAGCCAATCACCTGCCTACCTTCAGACGAACACACTCAACTCCCCCGCCCTCGCTTAACGCCCGAACACAGATATCCAGCCGGGACAATCCAGCAAGATGCCAAAATGTAGTGATAGATTTTGACCAAAATGTGGAGGTCATGTGAATTTTCAGTCTGTAATTGCTACGTTACACCAGTTCTGGAGCGATCGCGGTTGCCTGATTGCTCAACCCTATGACATTGAAAAAGGTGCCGGAACCAAAAACCCACACACGTTTCTCAGATCCATTGGCGATGAACCTTGGTCAGTAGCTTACGTGGAACCTTGCCGACGACCAACCGATGGACGCTACGGAGAAAATCCCAATCGCTTTCAACACTATTACCAGTATCAAGTCCTGATTAAACCCTCACCCAACACAATTCAAGAAATTTATCTGGATTCCCTCCGGGCTTTAGGCATTCATCCTGAAGATCATGATATTCGCTTTGTCGAGGATAACTGGGAAGATGCCACTGTCGGAGCCTGGGGAACGGGTTGGGAAGTGTGGTTGGATGGCATGGAGATCACCCAATTTACCTACTTCCAGCAATGCGGTGGCGTAGATTGTCGCCCGGTTTCCATCGAAATTACCTATGGGTTAGAACGAATCTCCATGTATCTACAAGGAGTCGATGCGATGACCAAAATCCAGTGGAATGACCACCTTAACTACGGCGATGTTCACCTCCAAGGTGAAATAGAGCAATGTACCTATAATTTTGAAGCCTCTAACCCCGACTTATTATTGACACTGTTTGGTTTGTACGAACAAGAAGCCAAGCAACTCATTGATAGAAGCCTTGTCTTACCCAGTCTTGACTATGTTCTCAAATGTTCTCATACATTCAATTTGCTGGATGCCAGAGGTGTGATTTCGGTAACGGAACGGACACGCTATATTGGCAGGATTCGCAACCTAGCCAGACGAGTGGCACAACTTTACTTACAGCAACGAGAAGGATTAGGATTTCCGCTCAAGTCATCATCTCCCTCTCAAACGTTATCGGTTTAGGGGGCGACTTGAACACCTGCATCGTGCTTTTTGTTTCTTTCATACCGTATTGGTTTGGAAACCCGGTCTAGCTATGCGATGAATCTTGCCAGTGGTTCCCTACTGAGTGGGGCTTATATTCTTGCCCTATTGTCTACAGCCGTTGTCGGCTTGCCTACTCGTACTGTCACCTGGCAAGAGTATAGTCTTTTAATCCTGAGTGTAATCGGGATAGGCATAATTTGTGCGATCGCGTTCCCCAGAATTTGGCGCACCGGACCTCGACCGAGATTATGGTTGACCGCTAGCCTGATTGCGGTGATCGCCCTTCTCTATGTGCAACTGCGATTACCTCAACCTGAATCCAATGACATCAGTCAATTTGTTTCTAGTTCGGCGCAAGGGCAAGTTGTCACCATTCAAGGTAACGTCGAAACCGTTCCTCGGCTGACGCGATCGCAGAAGGGGCAATTTTGGCTAGAAGCTACCCAACTCACTGAACTGGAAAGTAATGAAAATCGGGGCACAACGACGCGAGGTGTCACCGGTAAGTTATATGTAACGGTTCCTTTATTGCAATCGACGGGTCTTTTTCCAGGTCAAACTATTTCCGTCACAGGTGTTTTATATAAACCCAAACCCGCAGCCAATCCTGGCGGCTTTGATTTTGCCACCTATTTAACCAAGGAAGGCGCGTTTGCTGGCTTAAGTGGGCGACAAGTCAGTTTTCCCGACGAAAATCAAGAATCAACATGGGGATGGTGGATGTTACGCCAACGTATTATCCATGCCCAAGTGCGTCAGCTAGGAAGTCCCACTGGTCTACTTTTGAGTTCAATTGTATTGGGACGCAAAGCCGTCGATTTACCCTATGATATTCGCGACCTATTTATTCAAACCGGATTCGCTCATGTCTTGGCAGCCTCTGGGTTTCATGTGTCGTTGATTTTGGGTTCAGTATAGCAATCCTAAATAGATTGTGGCAATTTTCCATACTGAAATATTTTGGGAAAATCGAATATTTGACCATCAGCAAAAAACTTAAATAACCACTTAACTATTTTAAAAGAGCTGCAAAGATGATAAAATTGTCTAATGAAAGTTTTAACTTGCAACCAAATATCTTCGACTGGATTTTGTTCGGGAGCGTTCGGAGCAAATTTTGTACAACTTATCAACCAGTCTTCCTCTGATAAATCTTGATTAATTGTCTTTAAGTATTCTCGAAACTGCTTGGAATCATGGTAAGTTGCACCATCCCAAAATATCGATAATTTTTTCCCGGGTCGTTTCCTTTGTAAATATTCGATGAAATCGATTGTATTTTCGCTGTTTCCACTTTTATATTCTTTGACTATAAACTCTTTGGTTTGATAATCTAAAGCCCCATAATAAGTCTGTCTTTCTTTTTCATTTTTGAGAGGGACTTCTATTCTTGCATCTGTTCTTCCCCACGCATAACCTAACAAATCACCCCACAGCAGATGACATTCGTCAAGCATAAGCACCGTCCGGCTTCCAGCTTCTATTTCCGGTTTCCATTTTTCTAGCCTTGCCTCTATTTCTTTTTTTTTAGCTTTGACTAATTCATCATTTTTAGCCGGATTCTTTTTTTGAGTCTTTTTCCAACTCACTTGAGCCTCTTTAAATAAGCTATAATAACTTTGATTGGACTCAAAAACTACATTATATTGCTCCTGCAAATACTTCTGCAAGTCTGATAATCTTAGATAATCTTGTTCTCTCAACCACTGAATTGTTTGCTCTTTTTCTTCAGATTTTAAGTAACCTGCTCTACCTTTATATTGAAGCTTTAAACTTTCTACACCCTGAAAAAGCGCTTGATTTTTCCATTGGCTGATAAAACTGTGAGAAACTTTTAATATTTCTTTGACTTCACGATAAGATTTTCCTTCCAAAATCATTTTTACCGCCAAGGCTCTTTTAATTTCTTTGGTCTCTTTTGTCTGATTGATAAAATTAGCCAATTCATCTATAATGTTCATCTTTTGTCTTTTTACTAGGGATGTATTATTACTATTATATCTGTTGCGACCTATTTAGGGCTGCTATATTAGCGTTAACCAAACGGTGGGGAACAAAAACGCAATTTGGGATTGGACTCACAGCGTTACTGATTTATGTTGGCTTAACAGGTTTACAACCGTCAGTTCTACGAGCTGCGATTATGGGAGTAGGCGCATTAGTGGCGCTGCTGACTCATCGACAAGTTAAACCCTTAGGTTCTCTATTACTTGCCGCGACGATTTTGTTGATTATCAATCCGTTGTGGATTTGGGATTTAGGCTTTCAGTTAAGCTTTTTAGCAACACTGGGATTGCTAGTAACCGTACCTCCCTTAGTTAAGAACCTTGACTGGTTACCTTCAGTCATTGCTGCTTTAATCGCCGTTCCCTTAGCCGCACTGTTGTGGACATTACCCTTACAACTGTATGTTTTCGGCATGATTGCCCCCTACAGTGTGGTTGCCAATATTATCGGCACACCCTTGATTAGCTTAATTAGCTTGGGGGGTTTTCTGAGTGCCTTAGTCGCATTAATTTCACCCTTAGCCGGTAGCGCGATCGCGGGATTGCTGTACTATCCTCTTCAAGGCTTGCTGGAACTGGTGCGATTTTTAAATGCTTTACCCGCTAGTTCAGTCGCCCTCGGTACAATTTCCCTGATGCAGTTACTGCTGCTTTATGGCTTAATTGGCATCACTTGTATCAGTTCGCGTGTGCAGATGCGAGGCATATTCGTCGGTGTAATCGCCTTAACCATTATTGCCCTACCCATTTGGCAAACCCGGCTAGAACAGTTTCAAGTTACTGTTTTAGTGGCTGATCAAGAACAGGTTTTAGTGATTCAGGATCAGGGTCAAGTGACGCTTGTCAATAGTGGAGAAACCGATACCGCGAATTTTACTATCCTGCCTTTTTTGCAAAAGCAAGGGGTTAATCAGGTGGATTGGGCGGTTGCGGTTGATTCACAACCTCGTTTTCGGAGTGGTTGGGTGCCAATATTGGAAAGTTTACCCGTTAAGCGGTTTTATGACTTAGCCCATTCAGAACCGTTACCCACTGATACACAGGCGATCGCAGAGGCGGTTCAATCCCAAAATGGAATTTATGAAGTCGTTTCAACGGAACAACGTTTAGCAGTTGGTGCTACGGGTTCTGGAGAAAAAACGACGATCGAATTAATCAAAGCCCAACCTCCTATCGTACAGCTTCAAATTAAGGATCGAACCTGGTTACTCTTGGGAGATATGCCACCCGATGAGCAAAATCAATTCGCTCAACGGGATAATTTGCCTCAAATTCAAGTGCTATGGTGGTCTGGTGAACCTCTCACGCCTCGATTGGTAGACGTACTCCAACCCAAAGTGGCGATCGCGTCGGCGGAAGTCATCGAACCCCAAGCCGCCAAACTCCTACAAAATGCTCAGATTGAATTGTACTGGACTGGGCGTGATGGGGCGATTCAGTGGACACCTGAACAGGGCTTTGAAACCACCTTGGAGGCTAACCGTACTGATGCGGCGCTTTTTTGAACCGTTGAGACGCTTTTGATATGCTACTCAGTAACAATGAGTGCTACTATCATAAGAACAAAGATCTGGAGAGGTGGCAGAGCGGTTGAATGCGGCAGACTCGAAATCTGTTATGGTGTCACAGCCATCGGGGGTTCGAATCCCCCCCTCTCCGTTGAAACATCAACCTGAATTTAAGATTACACCTTGACAGATTGGGCGACTTGTGATTTAGCTTTAAAGTGATTGATTAAGCCGCCACAAAGCATAATTTCCACCTGACGGGGACTCAGGCTATGAGTCATGGAATATATCATGTCCTTGGTGAGGTTCTTGACAGGAATTGATCGCTCTGCCTCTAACGCCTCCCGTAAGCCAATAATTTCCAGTTCATCCCCTTCGCTGATACTGTCGTAATCTTGAGGATTGACAAACTCTAGGGGCATAATTCCAAAATTCACCAGATTTTGCCAACCAATCCGGGCATAAGATTTAGCTAAGACAGCCACTTGCCCCAAATAACGGGGTGCGATCGCGGCGTGTTCCCGGCTGGAACCCTGAGCATAGTTACTTCCGCCAACAATAACATGACCCCCAGATTTGTCCTTTGCGGCTTCTGCCCGTTGCCAAAAGGTGTCATCCTTCATGTAATAGACAAACTGACTAATGCCGGGGATATTGCTGCGGTAAGGTAGCACCCGCGCACCAGCAGGTAATATTTCATCGGTGGAAATATTATCCTCAACTTTCAACAGCACAGGCACAGAAATACTATTAGATAAGGCGGCAAATTCAGGGAAGGATTTAATATTGGGTCCCTTTTCCAGTTCAACTGTCCTGCCATCTTCCGGCGGAGCCACTAACATATCAGTATTAATGATTTCAGTTTCTGGGGCAATAAATTGCGGATATGTAATCCCACAACGCTGTTCCAACTCACGCGGATCAGTGATTTCTCCAGTAATAGCCGCCGCTACAGCCGTTTCTG encodes:
- the glyQ gene encoding glycine--tRNA ligase subunit alpha; this encodes MNFQSVIATLHQFWSDRGCLIAQPYDIEKGAGTKNPHTFLRSIGDEPWSVAYVEPCRRPTDGRYGENPNRFQHYYQYQVLIKPSPNTIQEIYLDSLRALGIHPEDHDIRFVEDNWEDATVGAWGTGWEVWLDGMEITQFTYFQQCGGVDCRPVSIEITYGLERISMYLQGVDAMTKIQWNDHLNYGDVHLQGEIEQCTYNFEASNPDLLLTLFGLYEQEAKQLIDRSLVLPSLDYVLKCSHTFNLLDARGVISVTERTRYIGRIRNLARRVAQLYLQQREGLGFPLKSSSPSQTLSV
- a CDS encoding ComEC/Rec2 family competence protein, producing the protein MFLSYRIGLETRSSYAMNLASGSLLSGAYILALLSTAVVGLPTRTVTWQEYSLLILSVIGIGIICAIAFPRIWRTGPRPRLWLTASLIAVIALLYVQLRLPQPESNDISQFVSSSAQGQVVTIQGNVETVPRLTRSQKGQFWLEATQLTELESNENRGTTTRGVTGKLYVTVPLLQSTGLFPGQTISVTGVLYKPKPAANPGGFDFATYLTKEGAFAGLSGRQVSFPDENQESTWGWWMLRQRIIHAQVRQLGSPTGLLLSSIVLGRKAVDLPYDIRDLFIQTGFAHVLAASGFHVSLILGSV
- a CDS encoding IS630 family transposase; the encoded protein is MNIIDELANFINQTKETKEIKRALAVKMILEGKSYREVKEILKVSHSFISQWKNQALFQGVESLKLQYKGRAGYLKSEEKEQTIQWLREQDYLRLSDLQKYLQEQYNVVFESNQSYYSLFKEAQVSWKKTQKKNPAKNDELVKAKKKEIEARLEKWKPEIEAGSRTVLMLDECHLLWGDLLGYAWGRTDARIEVPLKNEKERQTYYGALDYQTKEFIVKEYKSGNSENTIDFIEYLQRKRPGKKLSIFWDGATYHDSKQFREYLKTINQDLSEEDWLISCTKFAPNAPEQNPVEDIWLQVKTFIRQFYHLCSSFKIVKWLFKFFADGQIFDFPKIFQYGKLPQSI
- a CDS encoding ComEC/Rec2 family competence protein — its product is MYYYYYICCDLFRAAILALTKRWGTKTQFGIGLTALLIYVGLTGLQPSVLRAAIMGVGALVALLTHRQVKPLGSLLLAATILLIINPLWIWDLGFQLSFLATLGLLVTVPPLVKNLDWLPSVIAALIAVPLAALLWTLPLQLYVFGMIAPYSVVANIIGTPLISLISLGGFLSALVALISPLAGSAIAGLLYYPLQGLLELVRFLNALPASSVALGTISLMQLLLLYGLIGITCISSRVQMRGIFVGVIALTIIALPIWQTRLEQFQVTVLVADQEQVLVIQDQGQVTLVNSGETDTANFTILPFLQKQGVNQVDWAVAVDSQPRFRSGWVPILESLPVKRFYDLAHSEPLPTDTQAIAEAVQSQNGIYEVVSTEQRLAVGATGSGEKTTIELIKAQPPIVQLQIKDRTWLLLGDMPPDEQNQFAQRDNLPQIQVLWWSGEPLTPRLVDVLQPKVAIASAEVIEPQAAKLLQNAQIELYWTGRDGAIQWTPEQGFETTLEANRTDAALF